Genomic DNA from Acuticoccus sp. MNP-M23:
CGGCCAGCGCCTCGCGCCGGTCGTAAAGCGTCGACTGCAAGGCGGAGCTGCCGGTCTTGGTGGAGCCGATGTGCAGGACGATGCGGGGCAGGCTCATGCAAAGCCCCGTGCGCAGAGATTCGTGGACGTCGTTTGATCGAAAGCGTTCAACATGATCAATCGTAAGCTTGCCGCGCGGATAGAAGGGCGGACTCCGTGTCTTTCGGCGCCCGTTGAGACCGAAATCGTCTAGACCATCTTTGCCTCTTGCGAAAGCAGCGCGCGCTTGTTTGTGAAAGGGCGGAACCCGCCAGCGAAGGACGACGACCCATGACTGACCACGTGACCGCCGAACGCGAGGCGGCTGCGGCTGCGGCCGCGGCCATGGTCGAGCCTGGAATGCGGATCGGGCTTGGCACCGGCCGCACGGCGCTGGCGTTTGTGGCGGCCCTCGGCGAACGCGTTGCAGGCGGGCTGTCACTGCCCGCTGCCGTTGCCACCAGCCGGCGGACCGAGGACGCGGCCAAGGCCGCCGGCCTTGCCATTTGCGACATGATGGCCGACGGCGCGCCCACACACGTGGATCTTGCGATCGACGGTGCCGACGAGGTGGACGGCAACCTCTGCCTCATCAAGGGCGGCGGCGCGTCGCTCCTGCGCGAGAAGATCGTGGCGCACATGGCGGCCCGCTTCGTCGTGCTTGCGGATGCGGCCAAGCGGGTGGACACGCTGGGCGCGTTCCCGCTGCCTGTGGAGGTGGTGCCGTTCGGGTGGACGGCCACCGCGGGGCAGATCGAGGCAGCGCTTGGTGTTGCGCCTGTCCTGCGCCGCACGGCCGAGGGCGTCCTCATCACCGACAATGGCAACTACGTTCTGGACTGTCCGTTGGGGCGGATCGACGATCCGGCCGCAACTGCTGCGGCCCTGGCGCTGCCCGGTGTGGTGGAGCATGGCCTTTTCATCACCGAAGCGGATGTTGCGCTGATCGGCACTGCCGGCCGGGTCGAGACGTTGACGCGCGCGAAATGAGCGGCCGGGCGGCGCGGCACGCGCCTGCCGGCCGCCTGCGGGCGAACGTCGGGGGGGCGCCGCGTTGCGTTGCGGCAGCACTCGCCGAATGCTCGCGCTGGCTTTCTGCCAGTGTGCTTCTGGTCCTGGTGGGTGGTCTTGCGCTCAATGTGGCGGGGCGGCTCATGGGGTGGCCGCTGGTGGGCGCCAACCTTTTGTCGGCCTGGCTGATGCCTGCGCTGGCTTTCGCCGGTCTGCCGCAGCTGATGCTGGGGCTGGATGCCGGCCGTGCCAGAGGGTTTGCAGCAACGCTGATTGGGGCGTTCGCGCTTGGCGTTCTGGTCTCTGGCATGACCGGGGCCGCATTTCGGGTTGGCGGGGTCGAGCCTGTGCTCGGCATTCCGGTTGGAGCGCGGTTCGGCGTGGCGGCCGCTGGCGCTGCGCTGGCGCTTGCACTGCTGGCCCTTGGTGGCTGGCGCGGGGCGCTGGCGGCCTCTGCCGGGATCGGCCTCGTCCTTGCGCCTGTCCCCGCGCTTCCCGCCGCAGCCGGCCTTTTTATATTCTGCGTCGGCCTCTTCGTGCGGGCGCCTGTGGCTCTTGCGCTCATTGCAGCGGTTGGCGTGTCACCGGGCCTTCTGACCGATGCGGCACTGGCCCAGAATGTCATGCGCGGCCTCAGCCCCAGCGTGCTGCTGGCGGTGCCGCTGTTCATCCTGTCGGCAGCACTGATGCTGGCGGGCGGTGTCGGGGCGCGGCTAGCGGTGGGGGCCCGTTCTCTGGCGGGCCTGCGGCCGTCCGCACCGGGCGAGGCGAACGTGTGGGCAAGCCTGCTGTTCGGCGGGGTTTCGGCCTCCAGCGTTGCCGACGCGGCGCTTGCGGCCCGTCTCCTCGCGCCGCCGATGGTGGCGGCCGGTTATTCTCCGGCGCGCGCCGCGGCCGTCAGCGCCTCTGCGGCAATCCTTCCCAACGTGATGCCGCCGTCCATCGCGCTTCTTCTGGCAGCTGCCGCCACGGATCAGTCGGTCGGCACGCTCTGGTTCTACGGGGCATTTGCTGCACTGGTGCTTGCTGCCGCCATGCTGGTTGCCGTGCGCCTCACGCCGCCGGATCGCGCAGATGTTGCGGGAGAGCCGGTGGGACGGCGCGAGGCGGTCGGCGCGCTGCTGCCGATTGCGGGCCTGGTGGCGCTCATCCTCGGCGCCTTGCGCCTTGGTGTGGTGACGGCAGTAGAGGCGGGCGTGGTGGCCGTGCTGGTGGCGCTTCCGTTCGCGCTGCGGACAGGCGGAATGGCGGGCCTGCGCGACGCTTTTGTCAATGCGGCCGGGGAGGCGGGGCGCGTTGCGCTCCTCATCGGGGCTGCGGCGCCGGTCGGCTTTCTGCTGGCGGTCAGCGGGGTTTCGTTCGCCGATTTCGTCCCGCTGGCGGGCGCCGCCGCGGTGTTGGCGGCGGCTCTGGCGCTATGCCTCCTGGTGGGCACTGCCCTTGATGCGGGCGCCGCCATCCTCCTCATGCTGCCGGTGCTGGTGCCAGCCGCAGCGGCCGCGGGCGTCGACCCCGCCCACGCTGCCCTTGCGATGACGATTGCGCTCATCATTGGCGGGTTGACGCCGCCGGTCGGCATCCTGATCCTTGTGGTCAAGGACGTGACCGGGGCGGACGGCGTCTACCGCGCGGCCATCCCGTACATCCTTGCGCTGGTGCTGGGTCTTGCGCTCATCGCCTTCGTTCCACTCGCCATCTAGCTGCCCACCGGAGTTTCCAATGATCCGCCTTGCCGCCGTCCTGTGTGCGCTCTGCCTGCTGCCGGCACTGCCCGCTCGGGCGCAGGACCCCATCACGCTCACCTCGCAATATGGCCCTGGCAAGCCGCAGACGCTGTTCTGGGAGCATTTTGCGGCGCGGCTGGAAGAGGAGCGGCCCGGCCGATTCGCACCGCGCATTGTGATCGGCGGTGCGCTGGGCGGCGAAAAGGAAGAGGCGGAGGGCGTGCGCCTCGGCTCCATCACGGGCGCACTGTCCACCGTCGCCAATCTCACCACCTGGGTCCCGCTGGGCGCAGTGCTGGACCTTCCGTTCGAATTCGAGGACGCGGACCACATCAAGCGGACCCTTGCCGGCCCGCTCGGCGCGGTCCTGAAGGAGCAATACCGGGCGCAGGGGTTCGAGGTGCCGGCTTTCATCATTTTCGGCGCGCGCCATCTTCTGGGGAAAAATGAGGTTTCCGTTCCCGCAGATATCAAGGGCGTCACCATGCGCGTTCTCGAGAGCGATCTGCACGTGGCGCTCTGGCGTTCTCTCGGCGCAGCCCCCACCGCGCTCCCCATCACCGAGGCCTATGGCGCGCTCTCCAACGGGGTGGTCGGCGCGATGGACATGACGAAGTCCGGCTACGAGGCGCTGAAACTCTACGAAGTTGCCCCCGTGCTCAGCCAGACGGCGCACATCTGGGCGATCGGCGTTGTCTATTTCGACGCGCGCTGGTGGGATGGACTTGCCGACGAGGACCGCGCCGCTGTGAGGGAGGCGGCGCTGGAGGCGGCCGATTATTTCAATGACATTGCGGCGAAAGAGCAGGATGCTGCGATGATGCGCACCGCCGAAAAGGGGGCTAGGCTGGTTACAGTCGATCAGGCACCGTGGCGAGCCGCGCTGGGCGACTTTGCCGCCGAGTACGCGGCGGCACTGGACGATCCGCTGGCTGTGGAAGCGCTTGCGGCGATCGAAAATGCGCGCTGAGGCGCGGATCAGTATGGGGCGCCGGGGTGGACGCGGAAGCGCACCGCGGCGCATGGGAAGGACCGGCCGGTGACACAGCGTATCTTCGACGGGCACAACGACGCGCTCCTGCGCCTCTCGCGCAAGGACCGCACCGGCGCCATTTTCCTGGGCGAAGGCAATGATGGCCACATCGACCTTGGCCGTGCCGCCCGCGGCGGCATGACCGGCGGCATTTTCGCAACCTTCGTTCCGCCCGAAAGCACCGACCGCGCCAGTGCCGACATGCGCCAGACCATGCCGGACGGCAGCACCGGCGTGCCGGACATCCAGCGTGAGGGCCAGCAGCGTGCCCTTGCGGTGACCCTTGCCCAGCTTGCGATTGCGCTGCGCATCGAGCGCAAGTCCGCCGGCGCGGTCCGGATCTGCCGCACGCCTGCGGAGGTCGAGGCCGCCAACGCGGATGATGCCTTCGCCATGATGCTGCACATGGAGGGCGCCGAAGCCATCGGCCCCGACCTCGACGAGCTGGAAGTCCTTTATTCGTGCGGGATGCGTTCGCTCGGCCTCGTGTGGAGCCGGCCGACCATCTTCGGCCACGGCGTGCCGTTCCGCTTTCCGGCGACGCCGGACATTGGTGAAGGGCTGACCGAGCGCGGCCTTGCGCTGGTGAAAAGCTGCAACCAGCTCGGCATCATGGTGGATTGCAGCCATCTCAACGAAAAAGGCTTCTGGGACGTGACGCGCCATTCGCAGGCGCCGGTCGTGGCCACCCACTCCAACGCCCACACCATCTGCCCGGTGTCGCGCAACCTGACCGATGCGCAGATGGACGCCATCCGCGACAGCGAAGGTGTGGTCGGCCTCAACTTTGCGACCTTCTTCCTGCGCGAGGACGGCAAGCGCATTGCCGCAACCCCGCTGGAAACCATGACCCGGCACCTCGACCACATGCTGAACAAGCTCGGCCCCAAGGGCGTGGCGCTCGGCTCCGACTTCGACGGCGCGCTTGTGCCGGTGGGGATCGGCGATGCGGCGGGCCTACCCAACCTCGTCGCGGCCATGCGTGTATCCGGCTACGACGACGCGCTGATCGACGCCATCTGCTACCGCAACTGGCTGAGCGTTCTTGCCCGCACCCAGAGTTGTGCAACCCTCTGATCCGGCAAGACGATTGCCACGGAACGCATGACCGGCGCCGACCATTGGTTCGGGCAACCAACACCGAATGGAGCGATCATGGGCAAGATCCCAGCCAACGCGTGGGTCATGGTGGGGGACGGTGAAAAGGCGCTGTTCCTCAAGAACGAGGGCGACGAGAAATTTCCGAGCCTCGTGGTGGTGCGCGAGATGACGCAGGACAACCCGCCAACGCACGAGCAGGGCACCGACGCGCCCGGACGCGGCAGCGACGGCCCCAGCGGTCACAAGAGTGCCTTCGAAGAGACCGACTGGCACCGGCTTGAAAAAGAGCGCTTTGCCAAGGAGATTGCCGAGCGGCTCTACACCGCCGCGCACCGCGGCGCCTATCACGACCTGATTGTTGTGGCGCCGCCCGTGGTTTTGGGCGAACTTCGAAAAGAGTTTCACAAGGAGGTCGAGCAGCGCATTGTCTTCGACCTCGACAAGGAGCTGACCAACCACCCGGTCGGCGACATCGAAAAGGCGCTTGCCAAAGCCTGAGCCGCGCAGAGCGCCGGGTGACATGAACGCGCACTGGAGCGGTTCCATCGCCGCTCTGGTGGACGGCGGCCCCGACAATCGCTATGCCCCGCACCTGTATCTGAAGTTGGTGTAATTCTCGATTTACATTCTTGAGTGTCTATTCTAGTTTACACTCGTTGATTAGGAGGGCGCCAGAGTGGGCGATCTGCTTGACCGGGTGAACAGCCCCAAAGACCTGCGCCACCTCTCCGAGAAGGAGTTGCGCGTCCTTGCCGACGAGCTGCGCACCGAACTCATCGACGTGGTGTCGGTCACTGGCGGGCATCTTGGGTCAGCCCTCGGTGTGGTCGAGCTGACCGCGGCGCTCCACTATATCTTCGACACGCCGCGCGACGTTCTGATCTGGGACGTTGGCCATCAGTGCTACCCGCACAAGATCCTCACCGGCCGCCGCGACCGGATGAAGACTCTGCGCCAGGCAGACGGCCTGTCAGGCTTTACCAAGCGCGCCGAAAGCGATTACGACCCGTTCGGCGCGGCGCATTCGTCCACCTCCATTTCCGCAGGCCTCGGCTTTGCGACCGCACGCGATCTGATGGGCGGGGACAACGAGGTTGTTGCGGTGATCGGTGACGGCGCCATGTCCGCCGGCATGGCCTACGAGGCGATGAACAACGCCGGCGCACGCGATGCGCGGCTCATCGTCATCCTCAACGACAACGACATGTCGATTGCCCCGCCGGTGGGCGCCATGTCCGCCTATCTCGCCCGGCTTGCCTCGGGCGAGCCTTACGTGACCCTGCGCGACGCGATGAAGGGCCTCGTGCGCCATCTGCCGCGCTTTGTGGAGCGGGGCGCTGCGCGGGCCGAGGAGTTCGCCAAGGGCATCGCCATGGGCGGCACCCTGTTCGAGGAGCTTGGCTTCTACTACGTCGGTCCCATCGACGGCCATAATCTCGACCATCTTCTCCCGGTCCTGC
This window encodes:
- the rpiA gene encoding ribose-5-phosphate isomerase RpiA, whose translation is MTDHVTAEREAAAAAAAAMVEPGMRIGLGTGRTALAFVAALGERVAGGLSLPAAVATSRRTEDAAKAAGLAICDMMADGAPTHVDLAIDGADEVDGNLCLIKGGGASLLREKIVAHMAARFVVLADAAKRVDTLGAFPLPVEVVPFGWTATAGQIEAALGVAPVLRRTAEGVLITDNGNYVLDCPLGRIDDPAATAAALALPGVVEHGLFITEADVALIGTAGRVETLTRAK
- a CDS encoding TRAP transporter substrate-binding protein — its product is MIRLAAVLCALCLLPALPARAQDPITLTSQYGPGKPQTLFWEHFAARLEEERPGRFAPRIVIGGALGGEKEEAEGVRLGSITGALSTVANLTTWVPLGAVLDLPFEFEDADHIKRTLAGPLGAVLKEQYRAQGFEVPAFIIFGARHLLGKNEVSVPADIKGVTMRVLESDLHVALWRSLGAAPTALPITEAYGALSNGVVGAMDMTKSGYEALKLYEVAPVLSQTAHIWAIGVVYFDARWWDGLADEDRAAVREAALEAADYFNDIAAKEQDAAMMRTAEKGARLVTVDQAPWRAALGDFAAEYAAALDDPLAVEALAAIENAR
- a CDS encoding dipeptidase encodes the protein MTQRIFDGHNDALLRLSRKDRTGAIFLGEGNDGHIDLGRAARGGMTGGIFATFVPPESTDRASADMRQTMPDGSTGVPDIQREGQQRALAVTLAQLAIALRIERKSAGAVRICRTPAEVEAANADDAFAMMLHMEGAEAIGPDLDELEVLYSCGMRSLGLVWSRPTIFGHGVPFRFPATPDIGEGLTERGLALVKSCNQLGIMVDCSHLNEKGFWDVTRHSQAPVVATHSNAHTICPVSRNLTDAQMDAIRDSEGVVGLNFATFFLREDGKRIAATPLETMTRHLDHMLNKLGPKGVALGSDFDGALVPVGIGDAAGLPNLVAAMRVSGYDDALIDAICYRNWLSVLARTQSCATL
- a CDS encoding TRAP transporter large permease subunit, whose translation is MSGRAARHAPAGRLRANVGGAPRCVAAALAECSRWLSASVLLVLVGGLALNVAGRLMGWPLVGANLLSAWLMPALAFAGLPQLMLGLDAGRARGFAATLIGAFALGVLVSGMTGAAFRVGGVEPVLGIPVGARFGVAAAGAALALALLALGGWRGALAASAGIGLVLAPVPALPAAAGLFIFCVGLFVRAPVALALIAAVGVSPGLLTDAALAQNVMRGLSPSVLLAVPLFILSAALMLAGGVGARLAVGARSLAGLRPSAPGEANVWASLLFGGVSASSVADAALAARLLAPPMVAAGYSPARAAAVSASAAILPNVMPPSIALLLAAAATDQSVGTLWFYGAFAALVLAAAMLVAVRLTPPDRADVAGEPVGRREAVGALLPIAGLVALILGALRLGVVTAVEAGVVAVLVALPFALRTGGMAGLRDAFVNAAGEAGRVALLIGAAAPVGFLLAVSGVSFADFVPLAGAAAVLAAALALCLLVGTALDAGAAILLMLPVLVPAAAAAGVDPAHAALAMTIALIIGGLTPPVGILILVVKDVTGADGVYRAAIPYILALVLGLALIAFVPLAI
- a CDS encoding host attachment protein is translated as MTGADHWFGQPTPNGAIMGKIPANAWVMVGDGEKALFLKNEGDEKFPSLVVVREMTQDNPPTHEQGTDAPGRGSDGPSGHKSAFEETDWHRLEKERFAKEIAERLYTAAHRGAYHDLIVVAPPVVLGELRKEFHKEVEQRIVFDLDKELTNHPVGDIEKALAKA